A genomic region of Catalinimonas niigatensis contains the following coding sequences:
- a CDS encoding sodium:solute symporter, with amino-acid sequence MGVNFRLLDILALIIYLGSMAGLGFYFSRKNNTTEEYFVGNRSFKGWVIGLSMLSTSISSITFLAFPAAAFTLDWRQLVSNLMLPLTAVLAIIVFIPFFRRGGLTSAFEYLGDRFGPIARLYGTVSFLILQVIRIGQILFLVAIPVNLFTGIPIVTTIMLVGVFIAFYTVAGGIEAVIWTDVIQAIVLWIGGIVCLVLMINKLPEGIAQIFEVAESHQKFGIGSTEWNLNERTFWTVALLGIFHFLGMYSSDQNVIQRYVASKSTREARKATIIYSVVALPTWSLFFFIGTTLFVFYTVFPDITISRLEADQVFPYFILNELPAGVAGLIIAAVLAAGMSTLDSSINAIATVSVVDILKPYWLKGQSDKTYLRVAKYIAIGVSLLMMGGAFFFSVIEKESINDISWIVSSVFGGCLVGLFMIGFFTNRVGYQAVLPALIIAVLVNLYLGFSLTGWLPEVVSLDIQAYWVGVIVNLLFIVLAYIFSFFIKNKKDIQGLTVWTTLKAKDIKVR; translated from the coding sequence ATGGGAGTAAACTTTCGTCTGCTGGATATTCTGGCACTGATTATCTATCTGGGTTCAATGGCTGGGCTGGGTTTTTATTTTTCACGCAAGAATAACACCACAGAAGAATACTTTGTAGGGAACCGTTCTTTCAAGGGTTGGGTGATTGGGCTTTCTATGCTCAGTACGTCTATCAGTTCCATCACTTTTCTCGCTTTTCCGGCAGCAGCTTTTACGCTGGACTGGCGCCAGCTGGTCTCCAACCTCATGCTTCCGCTTACGGCAGTGCTGGCCATCATTGTTTTCATTCCTTTCTTCCGCAGAGGAGGGCTGACTTCAGCTTTTGAGTACCTGGGAGATCGTTTTGGGCCTATTGCCCGTCTGTATGGCACAGTCAGTTTCCTGATACTGCAAGTCATTCGTATTGGGCAAATCCTGTTTCTGGTGGCCATTCCCGTCAATCTCTTTACCGGTATACCCATTGTAACTACCATTATGCTGGTGGGCGTTTTTATCGCTTTTTATACCGTAGCCGGTGGCATAGAAGCTGTGATTTGGACCGATGTAATCCAGGCTATTGTACTGTGGATTGGTGGAATAGTTTGTTTGGTACTCATGATTAATAAATTACCGGAAGGCATCGCCCAGATCTTTGAAGTGGCAGAGTCGCATCAGAAATTTGGGATAGGCAGTACGGAATGGAACCTGAATGAACGTACCTTCTGGACAGTAGCTTTACTGGGTATTTTTCATTTTCTGGGCATGTATTCCAGCGACCAAAACGTCATTCAAAGGTATGTAGCTTCCAAAAGTACTCGGGAAGCCCGGAAAGCCACGATCATCTATTCAGTAGTAGCCTTGCCCACCTGGTCTTTGTTTTTCTTTATCGGTACTACTTTATTTGTTTTTTACACGGTGTTTCCGGATATCACCATCAGCAGATTGGAAGCCGATCAGGTATTTCCCTATTTTATTTTGAATGAGCTTCCTGCCGGTGTAGCAGGTCTGATTATCGCAGCAGTTTTGGCAGCAGGCATGTCTACACTGGATTCCAGCATCAACGCCATTGCTACAGTCAGCGTGGTAGATATTCTCAAACCCTACTGGCTCAAAGGGCAGAGTGATAAAACGTATCTGCGTGTGGCAAAATACATTGCCATTGGGGTTTCTCTTTTGATGATGGGCGGAGCCTTTTTCTTCAGCGTCATTGAAAAAGAAAGTATCAACGACATCAGCTGGATTGTGTCTTCTGTTTTCGGAGGCTGCCTGGTGGGCCTGTTCATGATCGGATTTTTTACCAATAGAGTGGGCTATCAGGCTGTGTTACCAGCACTTATCATCGCCGTACTGGTCAATCTTTACCTGGGATTCAGCCTCACAGGATGGTTACCGGAAGTTGTCAGCCTGGATATACAGGCCTATTGGGTAGGAGTCATTGTCAACCTGCTATTTATTGTATTAGCCTATATTTTCAGTTTCTTTATCAAAAACAAGAAGGATATCCAGGGACTTACTGTCTGGACTACCCTCAAAGCAAAAGATATCAAAGTGCGTTAG
- a CDS encoding dihydrodipicolinate synthase family protein: MKEIHKLKGIIPPVATPLLDQNTLDKMGVSKLLKHMMDGGVHGLFVLGTTGEAVSLSYRLRYEMLEQSLQEVSGQLPVLAGVSDTSLEEAIRFAQKAEKAGVSGIVVAPPYYFPCTQEALYDYVLRLSEAVSIPTYIYNIPSHSPHAFSQETVVRLLQLPQIAGYKDSTCSMMAFHQMKHKLGEDFDKTYLLGPEELLGESVLLGADGGVNGGANAFPRLYVSLYEAAVARDIQKVKALQAQVMRISHTLYQGGKTVIQGVKFALSEMGICQEHVALPLAPLDHLEKAAMRQFLENFELNL, encoded by the coding sequence ATGAAAGAAATACATAAGCTAAAAGGAATTATTCCTCCGGTGGCTACACCGTTATTGGATCAGAATACATTGGACAAAATGGGCGTGAGCAAACTGCTTAAGCACATGATGGACGGAGGTGTACACGGCCTTTTTGTGCTGGGGACTACCGGCGAAGCGGTAAGTTTGAGTTATCGCCTGCGCTATGAGATGCTGGAACAAAGTCTGCAGGAAGTCAGCGGACAACTGCCTGTGCTGGCAGGAGTAAGTGATACCAGTCTGGAAGAGGCCATACGATTTGCTCAGAAAGCAGAAAAAGCAGGTGTAAGCGGAATAGTGGTTGCCCCACCCTACTATTTTCCCTGCACCCAGGAAGCTTTGTATGACTATGTGCTGCGTCTGTCTGAAGCCGTTAGCATTCCTACCTACATTTACAATATTCCCAGCCATAGTCCGCATGCGTTTTCTCAGGAGACAGTCGTGCGATTGCTGCAACTGCCTCAGATCGCCGGTTACAAAGACAGCACCTGCAGCATGATGGCTTTTCATCAGATGAAGCACAAGCTGGGAGAGGATTTTGACAAAACCTACCTGCTGGGACCGGAAGAACTGCTGGGTGAGTCTGTACTGCTGGGTGCGGATGGTGGTGTCAATGGCGGTGCTAATGCCTTTCCCCGTTTGTACGTCAGTTTGTATGAAGCGGCAGTAGCCAGAGATATTCAGAAAGTAAAAGCTTTGCAGGCGCAGGTGATGCGAATCAGCCATACACTTTATCAGGGAGGAAAGACGGTGATTCAGGGAGTCAAGTTTGCCTTATCCGAAATGGGTATCTGTCAGGAGCATGTAGCACTGCCCCTAGCGCCTCTGGATCATCTGGAAAAGGCAGCCATGCGGCAGTTTCTGGAAAATTTTGAGCTAAATCTTTAA